One segment of Plasmodium gaboni strain SY75 chromosome 3, whole genome shotgun sequence DNA contains the following:
- a CDS encoding hypothetical protein (conserved Plasmodium protein, unknown function), with product MASAPGLAFANITLMLDLPQLPAIFFVNVRNNFKILMNEIKQKTVEGEDIFYPHNRINLQNKHINKMGRTRKYSNNKDWIFGNPF from the coding sequence ATGGCATCAGCTCCAGGATTAGCATTTGCTAATATTACGCTTATGCTGGACCTACCACAATTACCAgctatattttttgtaaatgtaagaaataattttaaaattcTTATGAACGAAATTAAACAAAAGACAGTTGAAGGAGAAGACATTTTTTATCCACACAACAGAATTAACTTAcaaaataaacatattaaCAAAATGGGCAGAACAAGGAAATATAGTAACAACAAAGATTGGATATTTGGAAATCCAttctaa
- a CDS encoding putative membrane magnesium transporter: protein MINNLSVAITIVGLLSLFKSGHTVYSHLSSFKLQDDNIDNFSIPHMLIAQIIFCTLITFFGGSKLFLSLKNIQGDSMENFNNTDWDKCHARRNFGSCFNRKQYIKNFIKDFVGSPI, encoded by the exons atgATTAACAACTTATCAGTTGCCATAACTATTGTTGGCTTATTGTCACTTTTTAAAAGTGGTCATACTGTATACTCAC aTTTAAGTTCATTCAAACTCCAAGATGATAACATTGATAACTTTTCTATACCGCACATG TTAATTGCTCAAATTATATTCTGTACTTTAATAACCTTTTTTGGAGGAAGCAAATTATTCTTAAGCTTAAAAAACATCCAGGGGGATTCAATGGAAAATTTTAACAACAc TGACTGGGATAAATGTCATGCAAGAAGAAACTTTGGATCATGCTTTAACAGGAAGCAATacattaaaaattttataaaagattTTGTAGGAAGCccaatataa